A genomic window from Leptolyngbya sp. BL0902 includes:
- a CDS encoding late competence development ComFB family protein: MTIEKIVEQALQDGYLTPAMEAEVGRICDTASELSIEEYMALDRLMGALLTGEVVAVPRKQFINVMEELVLTEAISRVAEIEAASDTTLDLGDIAAYALNRLPPLYATTEEGANFQRDTARGELADLIAEQVRQAIARNLDKPEFFPERQTIQKKADDSVLNQVSSLLQDHAHKFETSDQ, translated from the coding sequence ATGACTATTGAAAAGATTGTTGAGCAGGCCCTGCAAGATGGCTACTTAACCCCGGCCATGGAGGCCGAGGTGGGTCGTATTTGCGATACTGCCTCCGAGCTATCCATCGAAGAATACATGGCCCTCGACCGCCTCATGGGTGCGTTGCTCACGGGGGAAGTGGTGGCGGTGCCCCGCAAGCAGTTCATCAACGTGATGGAAGAACTGGTGCTGACCGAGGCGATCTCCCGCGTGGCGGAAATCGAAGCGGCCTCCGATACTACCCTAGATTTGGGAGACATCGCCGCCTATGCCCTCAACCGTCTGCCGCCCCTCTACGCCACCACCGAGGAAGGGGCGAACTTCCAGCGAGACACCGCCCGTGGCGAACTGGCCGATCTGATTGCGGAACAGGTGCGCCAAGCCATCGCCCGCAACCTCGACAAGCCCGAATTCTTCCCCGAACGCCAAACCATCCAGAAGAAAGCTGACGACAGCGTTCTCAACCAGGTGAGCAGCCTGCTACAAGACCACGCCCACAAGTTTGAAACTTCCGACCAATAG
- a CDS encoding Hfq-related RNA-binding protein, whose protein sequence is MSQEFATGFPSVRQLQTLIREKKTIEVKLLTGDLISGRVLWQDPHCICLEVEHQGKHQIWKQAIGFMKY, encoded by the coding sequence ATGTCCCAAGAGTTCGCAACCGGATTTCCCAGTGTTCGTCAACTTCAAACCCTGATTCGTGAGAAAAAGACTATCGAGGTGAAGCTGCTGACGGGCGACTTGATTTCTGGACGAGTGCTCTGGCAGGATCCTCACTGCATTTGTCTGGAGGTGGAGCACCAAGGGAAGCATCAAATTTGGAAGCAGGCGATTGGCTTTATGAAGTATTGA
- the dapF gene encoding diaminopimelate epimerase, with the protein MMEFSKYHGLGNDFILVDNRHQPDPLISPETAAAWCDRHFGVGADGVIFALPGQNGTDYTMRIYNSDGSEPEMCGNGIRCLAKFLEALETADGTAPQAPHTYRIHTLAGVISPTLQADGQVTVDMGTPILVAKDIPTTLGTPDDKVVSLPLSVAGQEWAVTCVSMGNPHCITFVEDVAAVDLEKIGPQFEHHPAFPQRINTEFIQVVRPDYLKMRVWERGAGITLACGTGACASLVAGVLNGRCDRAATVELPGGPLHIEWSAADDRIYMTGPAQLVFRGMIG; encoded by the coding sequence ATGATGGAATTTAGCAAATACCACGGACTGGGGAACGATTTTATTCTGGTGGACAATCGCCATCAGCCCGATCCGCTGATTTCCCCAGAGACCGCAGCGGCCTGGTGTGATCGCCACTTTGGTGTTGGGGCGGATGGGGTGATTTTTGCCCTCCCCGGCCAAAACGGCACCGACTACACCATGCGAATCTACAACTCCGATGGCTCGGAACCGGAGATGTGCGGCAACGGCATTCGCTGTTTGGCCAAGTTCCTAGAGGCGCTGGAAACCGCTGACGGCACAGCACCCCAGGCTCCCCACACCTACCGCATTCACACCCTGGCCGGGGTGATTTCCCCCACCCTGCAAGCCGATGGCCAAGTCACCGTCGATATGGGAACGCCCATTCTGGTGGCTAAGGACATCCCGACCACGCTAGGCACTCCCGATGACAAGGTCGTTAGCCTGCCGCTCTCCGTGGCGGGGCAAGAGTGGGCCGTTACCTGTGTCAGCATGGGCAACCCTCACTGCATCACCTTTGTGGAGGATGTCGCAGCGGTGGATCTCGAAAAAATTGGCCCCCAGTTCGAGCATCACCCCGCCTTTCCCCAGCGCATCAACACCGAATTTATCCAGGTGGTGCGGCCCGATTACCTGAAAATGCGGGTGTGGGAACGGGGGGCAGGCATCACCCTCGCCTGCGGCACCGGAGCCTGTGCTTCCCTAGTGGCTGGGGTGCTGAATGGCCGTTGTGATCGAGCGGCTACGGTGGAACTGCCCGGTGGCCCTCTCCACATCGAATGGTCGGCGGCGGATGATCGCATTTATATGACTGGCCCTGCCCAGTTGGTCTTTCGCGGCATGATCGGCTGA
- a CDS encoding cation diffusion facilitator family transporter — protein sequence MNEGADQRRISYRLLLATLWATLLLLAVEVIGGWATGSLTLLAESLHTLIDGFSTILSLVAVTSPQRQLGREVWGHGRGEVAATLILCAFLGFTGISLLFIALRHLWDGLNGIADPFPVDLDAHVLRLTALMVIVNVALGVYANYQARSLNSLALRLNTQHFLADVWLSLVMVAVLMAVHYNQHWLDPIFALGLLSLVANSLWRVLNEQLPMLLRPTAIAPEAIAHLVTQVEGVTRCQRIRSRGMVGRQVWVELHLALHPEYMELADDIGEQIEALLRRQYGPLRTQIWVEPSRRQEQYWDPGLSGY from the coding sequence ATGAACGAAGGCGCAGATCAACGTCGTATCAGCTATCGCCTGCTGTTAGCTACCCTTTGGGCCACGCTGCTGCTGCTGGCGGTGGAGGTGATTGGCGGCTGGGCGACCGGGTCTTTAACGCTGCTTGCGGAGTCCTTACATACCCTGATCGACGGCTTCAGCACCATTCTCAGCCTGGTGGCCGTCACGTCGCCCCAGCGACAACTAGGCCGCGAGGTGTGGGGCCACGGGCGGGGAGAGGTGGCAGCCACGCTGATTCTGTGCGCCTTTTTAGGATTTACGGGGATCAGCCTGCTGTTCATTGCCCTCCGTCATCTGTGGGACGGGCTGAATGGCATCGCCGATCCCTTCCCCGTTGACCTGGATGCCCACGTCCTGCGGCTCACGGCGCTGATGGTGATTGTAAACGTGGCCCTCGGCGTCTACGCCAACTACCAGGCTCGCAGCCTCAACAGCCTAGCCCTGCGGCTAAATACCCAGCATTTTTTGGCCGATGTTTGGCTGAGTTTGGTCATGGTGGCGGTGCTGATGGCCGTTCACTACAACCAGCACTGGCTCGATCCCATCTTTGCCCTAGGGTTGCTGTCCCTAGTGGCCAACAGCCTGTGGCGGGTGCTCAACGAACAGTTGCCCATGCTTTTGCGACCCACGGCTATCGCCCCAGAGGCCATTGCCCACCTCGTTACCCAGGTGGAGGGTGTCACCCGTTGTCAACGCATTCGGTCGCGGGGCATGGTGGGGCGACAGGTGTGGGTAGAACTGCATCTGGCGCTGCATCCTGAATATATGGAACTGGCCGACGACATTGGCGAACAGATCGAAGCCCTGCTGCGCCGCCAGTATGGCCCCCTCCGCACCCAAATTTGGGTAGAGCCCAGCCGTCGCCAAGAGCAATACTGGGATCCGGGCCTCTCTGGGTATTAG